Part of the Stackebrandtia endophytica genome is shown below.
ATGTCGGCAACGGAACCGATTGGCGCATAGAGGTTTCGACCGGTCGGTTGTGCACCACGGGAGCCGGCCGAGACCCCGCCAACAGGATGGGCCTGCGCCCCTCGAGTGAGGCGGGGCTGCGTGGGCCCACCGACGACTACCGGTAATATGAACGCCGCAAGGGGCGGTAGCTCAGCTGGTTAGAGCAGCGGACTCATAACCCGTCGGTCGCCGGTTCGAGCCCGGCCCGCCCCACCATGGTTGACCTGGGGTTTCACCTATTACAGGTTCTGTTGGCGTGTCCGTTTTGTCCGTGGGTGGGCACATGGTGGGCACATGCGCGTGCATATAGTTTTGTTTAATGTTTCCTCTGGGCACTATGGACGCTGTTTTGTTGGCGGCGGCGCGTGCCAGTTCGGGGTAGACGTGCTGGTACGTGTCCCGCGTGAACGCCGCCGTGGCATGTCCGCATTCTTCTTTGACGATGGTGATGTCGGTTCCGGCGGCGAGCATGAGACTGGCCGCGCCGTGCCGGGTGTCGTGGAGCCGGATCGGTGGCAGCGGCATCGCCAGGGCCACGTTGATGGCGCGTTCGGTGACCTTATGAGCCTTCACGATCCGTTCCATGCCCCAGTTGTCGTCGAGGAACCGTTTCCGGATCGCGGCATGCCGCGCCAGGAAGCGTTCGAACTTCTGCGATATCCACCCCGGATCCAGGGCCGCACCCGCCGGGTCGGTGAACAGGCGCCCTGACGCCGCCCAGGCATCACCCAGTTCCTGGCGTCGATGTTGCTGGTTGCGGACGTGCAGCGCCAGGACCTGGTTGGTCAACTCGTCCAATGCCAGACTCCGTTGGCTGGTGTCGGATTTGGTGTCGTCCCAGTCCTCCCCCGACCAGCCATCATCAGCATCATCTTCTGAGATTCCGGTGTGGGTGTCGAGGATCAGCAACTGCCCCACACTCGGGTCAAAGTCGTGCTCGGCGACCCCAGCGACCTCGGAACGCCGCAAAGGTTTGTAACAGAGGAGATGCCATAGGGCGTAGTGTTCGTCGTCGAGAACGAAGTCGAGGAAGTTCCCCGTCTGGGCCGGTGTCCACACCATCACCTTCGCCGGCTTCTTACCCGTCTCCATCCAGGCACGCACCCGCGCATCGGTCCACACCAGAGGACGACGCTTCCGCGCCCTCGGAAGCTCCACATATTTGGCGGGGTTGTGGCGGAGTTTCTTCTTCCGGATCGCATCGTTCAACGCCGTCTTGGCGGTGGTGAGGACATGTCTGGCGGTTGCGGCGCCGTGGCTGCGTTTACTGTTATTCGGCGCCGGACGGGCCTCCAACAGCCGCCGCAACATCGGTGACGGCCGCGCCCCTTCAGGCAGACGCCCGATTTGCCGCATCGCGGCGAACAGCTCATCGAAATGCCGATCCGTCAGATCACACAACCGGACATGCCCCAGACCAGGCTTCAAGTAAAGCCTGATGTGCTGCCGATACCCCTTCACCGTCGTCGGCGACAGGTTCCGCTTACCCGCAATCCACGACTCCAAGAACTCACCGAAGGACTCCTTACACTGGCCCGTCGCGGCACCATCGTTGATGGTGCCGAGGGCTTCACGGAGTCCACTCTCGGCATCATCCTTTGTGGTGAATGGGCCGACTCTCTCCTGCAGCCGCTTACCGCCCGGCCCTTGTGGGAGGTCGTAGCGGCCCCACCAGGTCCCGTGGTCTTTATGTCTACGTCGTGGGCATTTCGTGCCGAACTGTTTACCGGTCTTGGGGTTTCGGCAGCCACACCGCCGGAACACGTATCCACCACTCATGGCGTGTCTCGCTTTCACTGGTCGAGTAGTTCTGGACCGGCATCGCCAGACGCACCGGGTGTTAGCCCGAGAAGCCGCCACAACTCAGGCGTCGGGACCAGGTAGGTACGCCCGGCCCGGATCACGCGGCAGGGAAACGCACCAGCCCGCGCCAGGGCATACGACTTCGTGCGCCCCATCCCCAGAACCCGACCAGCCGTGACCACATCGACCACCGGCGGCAGCCCCAACACATCCCGACACGACCAACCCGACGCCACAGGAACAGGGCCGTGCCCGAGCCGATCGTCGTCAGGGGATGACAGGGCCCAACCCGGCCCAGTCGCAGGTTCGGGTTGGTGTTCGTCTGGTGATGCCACAGCGGACCGTAGCTCCACCTCCCCCGACCGTCGAGCCACCCATTCACCCAGGTCAACAGCCAAATCCTGCTCGTTCCGAGACTCCTCACTCCGCTCGCATCTCATGTCAACCGTCCAAAAGCGAGGACGTCCTCATGGACTATGAGGTGTCGGGGTTGGCCCTTGGCCCGAGCCTGGCGGGTGTTGTGCAGAGCGAAAAAGGAGTGGTGTGGCATCAATGCCCCGTCACGCCAGGCGGCCAGAACCGCCACGCACCGCTCCCGGGGAACCAAACCGGCCCCGGTGGCGGCGGTGACCATCATGGATGGAAAGTCGATGAGGGCCCCGTTCTCGATCCATGGACGCACCGAGACCACCACAACACCACCCGGCGCCAGAACCTGTCGGCAGGCAGCGAATACCTCGACCATCCCAGTGGTGAGTCCGTCGAGGTTGCGGTGGGCGAGCTGGTCACGATCAGCCCGGTTAGGGCTGTACTGGTGGGTCAGCTTCACGATCCGCCCCGCCGCGTTCTGACGCACCCGCCCGTGCGTGAGTGCCCCATATGGCGGTGACGTCAACACCAACCGCACCCTCCCCACCACCTCAGCAGGCAGGAGATCAGGCAGGTGTCGAGCGTCGCCGGTCACCACCGAACCCGGTGTCTGGGTTCCACGTTGTCTGGCGAGGTATAGGTTCGCCGCCGCGGTGCCCGACCAGGCCGGTTCGTACTCAACTCCGAAAGCCGGCCGTCCCAGCTCGACGGCTTCGACAATGGTGGTGCCGATGCCGCACATCGGATCCACCACCACATCCCCCGGGCGCGTGTAGGCGGTGATGGCGTACCGGGCGATCGCGGGAAACATCTTCGCCGGATGCTCCACACTCGAACGCGCATAGCGGTGAAGACGCTGCACCCGCGGTGAGGTCTGTCCACACAGCCACACCGACCCGCGACTTCTCCGTGACTTCGTCATCGCGACACCTCGCCAGCGTCCTCGATGGGACTGAACAGGAAGACGTCACGATGCGCCCGCCGGTGAACCTGCCCCGGAATCGCTGGGCGCGTCGTCGAAGCGGTGACTTCGGTGTCGAGTTCCGTACTGGTGGTGGCGACGATGTGCTGGATATACCGCCACCCCCTTTCCCTGACACCGGTAGTTAGCGCGGCGTGAACGAGTGGATCCGGCGAAGTACAGACCACCGCGAGCAGACCACCCAACCGGATCGCGTCGGCCGCCGCCAGCCAAAACCCTTCACCCGCGCACCGCCGATGATCAACCAGCAACAGGCCAACCGAACTCGTCAGCGACACCAACCGGGTACCCAGGTTCTGCGCAGTCACCGCCTCGACCCGCAGCAGCGACCGAACCGAAGCTGACGCCCTTGCCCATACCTGTTCGACAATGGGGACCTGCCGAGCCGGACACAAGACCAGGACCCTGTGGTCAGCATTCACGAAGGCATCCGCCTCGGCAACGATCGTGGAAACTACAAGGTCGCCAGCCTGGGAGAACGCCTCAACCAGACACCCCGACAACACCGAACCCGAACCGAGCGGCCACACGGAGACGGGCACACCCAACCCCGCCGCCCCAGTATCGGAACTCCACGACGTCGCGTCACACGACAAACTGATCGCGCGTTCCAGGCCACTTCCCGTCCGACCGTTTCGGCCTATATACGCTCCTGCCATTCACACGCCGCGCACACCATCAACCCTGAGCACCCCTAAACAACCAGTTGTAACCCCAAAACCGCTGGCTGTAATAACTGGTAATACCCGCCACGTGCCGCCCACCCGGACATTGAACCTCGTAGGGCTATGAGGAACGGTCCCGGCCGTGGTGGCGAACCTCCGCGACACCTAGTTCCGAACCCTCGTAGGGCTATGAGGAACATGACCTGCGTGGCGGCAACACGAATGAGCGCATCAAGTTCCGAACCCTCGTAGGGCTATGAGGAACTCCGGGGAGATAACCCGTCCCGACGCGTGCTTCACGTGTTCCGAACCCTCGTAGGGCTATGAGGAACTCAACCACCCTCTCGCGCGAGTCAACTACAACCCCGGTTCCGAACCCTCGTAGGGCTATGAGGAACGCGGCGAGATCACCTCGTCCGCCTCATTCGTGTGCCTGTTCCGAACCCTCGTAGGGCTATGAGGAACGCATGAGCCGTACAAGGATGGTGCAATATGGAAACTCGTTCCGAACCCTCGTAGGGCTATGAGGAACCCCACCTCTGGCACATCGGGCAGACCGACCCCTACCGGTTCCGAACCCTCGTAGGGCTATGAGGAACTCGCCGGGAACGTCGCCGCCGAAGCCGGTGACGATCTGTTCCGAACCCTCGTAGGGCTATGAGGAACCCCACCTCTGGCACATCGGGCAGACCGACCCCTACCGGTTCCGAACCCTCGTAGGGCTATGAGGAACTCGCCGGGAACGTCGCCGCCGAAGCCGGTGACGATCTGTTCCGAACCCTCGTAGGGCTATGAGGAACGGTAGGAGCTCGTCGATCCATCGGGGTTGGCCGTCAAGTTCCGAACCCTCGTAGGGCTATGAGGAACGTTTCATGTCGAGTCCGTCGACGTGACGGTCGAGATGTTCCGAACCCTAGTAGGGCTATGAGGAACTTGTGACCTGGCCACACGCCGGGGCGAGGAGGAACCGTTCCGAACCCTCGTAGGGCTATGAGGAACCCCGGTCGTGACGCCGTAGCGCCTCATCCCGCTCCTGTTCCGAACCCTCGTAGGGCTATGAGGAACTGATCGCGCCGCCCAGCGCCGCCGTATAGATCCCCGGTTCCGAACCCTCGTAGGGCTATGAGGAACCGGCATGACCGACATCGCGCGAATGCCCGTCGGCCCGTTCCGAACCCTCGTAGGGCTATGAGGAACCTCGGGATGGATCATCGACCAAGCCGCCGGTGACCGGTTCCGAACCCTCGTAGGGCTATGAGGAACCCGAGGGTAACGGTGCAGGTCGTGACGAGGTTTCGAGGGCTGTTCTCAACCCGTTTTGCAGCGAACCTCCGGTCGTGCATCTCGACCGCGTGTCGCGCTGCACTCCCACACCAACCCCTTTCATCGTGATCCGACCGTACCTGCATTGCCCAACCTCACAAGGGTAGTTCCGTCGACCAACACGGTGACACCTCCACCGCGCCTCGCTGCGGCCGAAGATTCTTCGGTCGAGTGACTGAAGCCAAACGAAACGCTGGTGACCCGCCACGTCGGGCGAGGTCACCAGCGCTGATCGCGTTCAATCGATATTCTGATGTCGGTATGCAGCTCAATCACCGGGCCCGGCATGTGCGCAATGCCGGGTCCGTTGCTAGCAAAGCCGGTCGTTCTTGATCGCCGACAGCACGCCAACGTACTCACTGCGACCGATCTCCAAGATCGGACGGTCATCAGCCAGTTTGCTGTCGGACAACTGAGGGCCTTCATCGGACAGGCGAGCCTCAACGCAGTTGCTGCCGCTGCCGCCACCACTGCGGCTGCTCTTACGCCACGGTCCGTTTGCCATTTGCGTATTCCTTAATCGTGATGCCTTGCTCGCGGGTCTTGTCGGCGACGCTCTCATAGAGCTTGATGTATCGCTCGCTCTCTTCATAGCGACTTCCGTCCACGGATTCTAGATACACCGTCGTGGGGAACTCCCCTCCGTCGAAGTACAGCACCTCGTAGGAACCGAACATGCTGTGATGCGGACCCATACTGAACGGGAGCACCAGGAGCTCGATGTTTGGTCGCTCGGCCATCTTGACGAGATGATCTAGTTGCGCCTGCATCACCTCGGGTCCTCCCACCTGCCTCATGAGGGCGGCCTCGCTCGTGATGTAGACGATTTCCGGCGGGTTATCGCCATCGAGCACCAGCCCTTGACGTTCAGATTTGACGCCCTTATCAGCCCCACCCTTGTTCTCGGGGCTGTACTCAAGCAGCGCCTGAGTGTAGGCCGGCAGCTGGAAGAGACCAGTGATCAGTTCAATCTCAACGATGAAAAGCTTCGAAGCAACGCTCTCCATCGTCAGGAACGTGGTGAAGGCTTCCGGTACGTCGAATTGGTGGTACCAGCCCGGTTTCTCGGATGCTTCTTGCAGTGCGGTGAGGTTGTCGAGTTCGTCTCGGCTGATGCCGTAGATCGATCCGAACGCCAACACGTCGGAATAGCGGTACGCCTGCACGCGACCGGCCTCAATGGCCTTGAGCTTGGTTGCCTTGGCGATCTTGGTGACTCGGGGGTCTCCGGGCTTGAGCCCCGCACGTTCGCGATACTGCTTGAGGAAGCGGCCAAGCTGAATTCGCGCGAGCGTCGGGTTCGTCCTATCACTCATAGTGACATTTTCCCATAAGGGACCCCTGAAAAACAGTGGTCATTTTTTGACCGGTTTTTTGCGACTGGTTATTTTCGACAGTCGATTCAAGACCTCGTTTCGTGTCTAGTGATTTGTCGTCACGTCATTTAGCGTCAGGACCAACGGTGCGATCAGTCACACCGTGAAAGGGGCGCCCCGCGGCGCAATTCCAAGTCGGTGGGGTGGGGCGTCCCTCGCTCCGCAAGGGAAATGAGAACCATGAAAACACGATGGACACAACGACGCGAAGAGCACACGCCAGTCCCCTGTCGACACTGCAACAAGAGCTTCGTCGTTAAACACGATGCTCATGGCATATCACGCGTCGCGCCTTGCCTGGAATGCAACAGCACTCAGCAGAAGCCGGTCACCAAGGAGTGCAACGGATGAGCGCGCGATCGCGAACGGATGGCATCAGACGGCCGGTGGTCGCACTTTGTCACAGCATTCCTCACGCAGGTTCCAATCAAGAAGACACTGTGCGTGAGGTGTTCTCCCGGGATGTTTCTACCGCGGTGAGGGCTGTGGGGTGTATCGCGCTGCCGCGGGAGCACCGCATGGTGCGGGTGGCGTGGTTGCCTCGGCCTGACGTACTTGCCATCGAGGCTGCTTGCACAGGTCTGGCTGGGGTGCTCGGCGTTTTCAGTCCGCTCGGGCTGGTGCTGCACCCGGCGGATCCTGACGCGGAGTTGCTGCGCCTGGGCGAGGATGCGGATGACTGGCTGCCTCAGGGTTCCTCATTGGAGCGCGGACTGGTCCTTACCGCGCAGGAGATGAAGATCGCTGACGACCGCGTTGCTATCGGCGCGGCGATGCCCTGAACGAATCAAGAATGTTGGCAGCCAGCCGTCGGTGTCGAGGCCAAAAGACTGGCTGCCCTGTGAGAACGGAGTTCTCAGATGTCTTTGACCCTAACTGAGCGGCCGTTGGCTGCGCAACACCCACCATCGGAAGCCGAGCTTGACGTGATCCGTGCGATCGCGCGTGAACATCGCCGGGACTACACCACCGACACCTGCACTCGGTGCAGGCAAGCGTGGGTGGACGGCAACTGCGCGCTCAGGCGCGAGGCGATGGAACGCGGCTGCGGTACCGGCTCCGTGTCGATCGAATGGCGGCCCAGCCGCGAGCAGGCGGTGACGCAGGTACTCGACCTGAAACACCTCTGGAATGCCCTATCCGTGCCCACCCGTACTCCCGGTGGTGTACCACGTTTCCGCCGAGGTCGACCGTCCCCGTTCCCACAGTGGAGGCGCGGTCTGACGCGCCGTCGCTGATCGATTCGTTATTGCCCCCGGTTGGGGCCGTCACGCTCCTGGTCTTGGCGTGGCGGCCCTCTAACCCCCTGCCCTGAAAGGAATATCCATATGAGACTCAACGGTACGACGATCACCGGACTATCCCCGCACGGCGGCTGGCAGATGGAGGTGTGGGATCGCGTCTCGGCCGGCGCGATGCGGATCCACCGAGAAGTCCGGACTCACCGCCGCCCCGGCGAACTCAGACGCGCAACCGCAGCCATGATGGCGGCACTGCGAAACGCCGGAGTCGACACCACCGAAGTCAACGTCCCGACACAGCAGGGTCCGTCGACGCGACGGTTCGAACTGACCGGCCGTGAGCAGCAGGTCCTCACCCATATCAGCCAGGGCCTGTCCAATATCGAGATCGCCGCCGAGTTGTTCGTGTCTGAAGACACCGTGAAAACCCACGCCCGCAAGCTCTATCGAAAGCTTGGGGCGCGGGATCGGGCTCACGCGGTGGCGATCGGATTCCGGCGAGGTGTCCTGTCATGACACTGCACGGGAGGTCGCCTGCCAGTGGGGCATCGACCTCCCGCACCACACTGCCGTCTACCTCGCCGTCGTCGGCATCTACATCGAAACACCAAAAGCACAAAGGACATACCCATGGAGGCGGCCATGACCATGACACAAGAAACCAAACAGACTGCGATCGCGCCTGTGGCC
Proteins encoded:
- a CDS encoding TRM11 family SAM-dependent methyltransferase; translation: MTKSRRSRGSVWLCGQTSPRVQRLHRYARSSVEHPAKMFPAIARYAITAYTRPGDVVVDPMCGIGTTIVEAVELGRPAFGVEYEPAWSGTAAANLYLARQRGTQTPGSVVTGDARHLPDLLPAEVVGRVRLVLTSPPYGALTHGRVRQNAAGRIVKLTHQYSPNRADRDQLAHRNLDGLTTGMVEVFAACRQVLAPGGVVVVSVRPWIENGALIDFPSMMVTAATGAGLVPRERCVAVLAAWRDGALMPHHSFFALHNTRQARAKGQPRHLIVHEDVLAFGRLT
- a CDS encoding DUF397 domain-containing protein, which produces MANGPWRKSSRSGGGSGSNCVEARLSDEGPQLSDSKLADDRPILEIGRSEYVGVLSAIKNDRLC
- a CDS encoding helix-turn-helix domain-containing protein, which encodes MSDRTNPTLARIQLGRFLKQYRERAGLKPGDPRVTKIAKATKLKAIEAGRVQAYRYSDVLAFGSIYGISRDELDNLTALQEASEKPGWYHQFDVPEAFTTFLTMESVASKLFIVEIELITGLFQLPAYTQALLEYSPENKGGADKGVKSERQGLVLDGDNPPEIVYITSEAALMRQVGGPEVMQAQLDHLVKMAERPNIELLVLPFSMGPHHSMFGSYEVLYFDGGEFPTTVYLESVDGSRYEESERYIKLYESVADKTREQGITIKEYANGKRTVA
- a CDS encoding response regulator transcription factor, with the translated sequence MRLNGTTITGLSPHGGWQMEVWDRVSAGAMRIHREVRTHRRPGELRRATAAMMAALRNAGVDTTEVNVPTQQGPSTRRFELTGREQQVLTHISQGLSNIEIAAELFVSEDTVKTHARKLYRKLGARDRAHAVAIGFRRGVLS